A window of Sphingobacterium sp. lm-10 contains these coding sequences:
- a CDS encoding RagB/SusD family nutrient uptake outer membrane protein: MKNIHQRSNRIFYCIASIMGGIMLLSSCSKDFLKPNPLSIYEPTATFSTESGLMSAMAICDRHLKLYWATEHNEMLTLGTEYIFSELMVAGATDKRNMLCDVANMLTPTSETGMQNLDRTNSIWYLWQETYKGISYANTIIQFVDRVEGLDDNIKNAYKGRAYFHRAFRYMALVFQFGDIPLVSKLLEVPKQNYRSTERDAILQMLVQDMEFAVEWVPTQQETNLIGLVNKGACRMLLTKLYLAIGEYAKAKEQTDILINQSGYSLMTGNFGTFNPGGEARTWPITRNVIWDMHRAENKLIAANKEVIMGMPNRGSDAESFSQMLTMRILYPFVFDNRVQAPDGRQALLNTRRNSGDYNPLYDYMRAFGRGISTFRPTYFQTHAVWSVNGEVDATDLRHSSSTGNWMRMEDYKVNNKASAQFGQNLTLFHPTTGALLCSDTIRRWFDVPHYKFFLNDPVNEANIVGSDGLRGATNGGIADWYLYRLAEAYLLRAEAKYYLNPNDGTIKDDLNSIRQRAQCTQLYQGTVNIGDIMNERARELYWEEWRNVELKRVSLCLARSGRPDEWGNTYSLANFDRQSGTDAAGGSYWYQRINHYSMYNKGPIQINATGNSNPNYTMDKKNMYWPIPYAAITANTKGVLSQNFGYDGYDAGVSKWSTWQEAVADEDKTE; encoded by the coding sequence ATGAAAAATATTCATCAACGATCTAACCGCATTTTCTATTGCATAGCGTCGATAATGGGGGGCATTATGCTGCTCAGCAGTTGTTCTAAAGACTTTTTAAAACCCAATCCCCTGTCTATATATGAGCCAACAGCCACCTTCTCTACCGAATCGGGATTGATGTCGGCTATGGCGATTTGTGATCGCCATCTGAAATTGTACTGGGCTACAGAGCACAATGAGATGCTAACGTTGGGTACAGAGTATATCTTTTCGGAACTCATGGTTGCGGGTGCAACAGACAAGCGAAATATGCTCTGTGATGTGGCCAATATGCTCACACCAACGAGCGAAACCGGAATGCAGAATCTCGACAGAACCAATAGTATTTGGTATCTATGGCAAGAAACCTACAAGGGGATTTCGTATGCCAATACCATTATTCAATTCGTAGATCGAGTAGAAGGTCTGGATGACAATATCAAAAATGCTTATAAAGGCAGAGCCTATTTTCATCGTGCTTTCCGGTACATGGCCTTAGTCTTTCAGTTTGGCGATATTCCTCTGGTCAGTAAGTTGTTAGAAGTGCCTAAACAGAACTACCGTAGTACCGAACGCGATGCTATTTTACAGATGCTGGTGCAGGATATGGAATTTGCTGTAGAATGGGTGCCAACCCAACAGGAAACAAACCTGATTGGCTTAGTCAATAAAGGGGCATGTCGTATGCTGCTAACAAAACTTTATTTGGCGATCGGTGAATACGCCAAAGCAAAGGAGCAGACAGATATACTGATTAACCAGTCGGGTTATTCACTCATGACGGGTAATTTCGGCACTTTCAACCCGGGCGGAGAAGCCCGTACTTGGCCGATAACTAGAAATGTCATTTGGGATATGCACCGCGCGGAAAACAAACTCATCGCGGCCAATAAGGAAGTCATTATGGGGATGCCAAATCGCGGCTCGGATGCAGAATCATTTTCGCAAATGCTAACGATGCGGATTCTTTATCCATTTGTTTTCGACAACCGCGTGCAAGCTCCTGATGGTCGCCAAGCCCTACTTAATACCCGCCGTAATAGCGGGGATTATAACCCCTTATATGATTATATGCGGGCATTCGGGCGTGGCATCTCTACCTTCCGACCTACGTACTTTCAAACGCATGCCGTATGGAGTGTCAATGGCGAGGTAGATGCAACGGATCTGCGGCATAGCTCCAGTACTGGAAACTGGATGCGCATGGAAGATTATAAAGTCAACAACAAAGCTTCAGCACAATTTGGGCAGAACCTAACGCTATTTCACCCTACCACGGGCGCGCTGTTGTGCAGCGATACGATTCGCCGGTGGTTCGATGTGCCCCACTACAAATTCTTTTTAAATGACCCGGTGAATGAAGCAAACATTGTCGGTTCGGATGGTCTTCGCGGAGCGACTAACGGGGGTATTGCCGATTGGTACTTATACCGTCTGGCAGAAGCATACCTACTCCGCGCAGAGGCTAAATATTATCTGAATCCAAACGATGGAACGATTAAGGATGATTTGAATAGTATCCGCCAACGGGCACAGTGTACCCAATTGTACCAAGGGACAGTCAATATCGGTGATATTATGAATGAGCGCGCGCGTGAATTGTATTGGGAGGAATGGCGCAACGTCGAGTTGAAGCGTGTATCGCTATGTTTGGCGCGTAGCGGCAGACCAGATGAATGGGGGAATACCTACAGCTTAGCAAACTTTGATAGGCAGTCGGGCACCGACGCGGCGGGCGGAAGTTACTGGTATCAACGCATCAACCATTATAGCATGTACAATAAAGGACCAATCCAGATCAATGCCACTGGAAATAGTAATCCAAATTATACGATGGATAAGAAGAATATGTACTGGCCGATCCCATATGCTGCCATTACGGCAAACACCAAAGGTGTGCTTAGTCAAAACTTTGGTTATGATGGCTACGACGCTGGTGTGTCCAAGTGGAGCACCTGGCAGGAAGCTGTGGCAGACGAGGATAAGACTGAGTAA